One Apis cerana isolate GH-2021 linkage group LG15, AcerK_1.0, whole genome shotgun sequence DNA window includes the following coding sequences:
- the LOC107998017 gene encoding protein phosphatase 1 regulatory subunit 3C-B gives MCSIAIPAELLLGHSPPVYSSLLYSPLVVTAPTITSRSVPPRIRPCLSSGSLAINNIRNSNDGSSNKQKKRVVFADDRGRPLTQVRVMSEPSNVPPLWSTAYLAGLTGRLLNSKIENDQSIELVSPWQVTFPQPASDYLAFRQKLDQENVSLENVIVKESEQCLVGTIKVRNLAYDKEVVVRVSNDSWKTHEDVHCTYVEQPGSPALILYDTFRFRLTLPLKSNVIEFCVRYRTDGKEYWDNNEGKNFIVRKKLEPRAPPKRYDILTTCDGFSKNNNRDNIPRITDATKANVRTWSEFASWQHLANDAPYW, from the exons ATGTGTTCCATAGCGATACCAGCTGAATTGCTTCTGGGGCACAGTCCTCCAGTGTATAGCTCGCTGTTATACAGTCCTTTGGTGGTAACGGCACCAACAATTACTAGCAGGTCGGTACCACCCAGAATAAGGCCATGCCTGTCATCTGGTTCCTTGGCTATAAACAACATTCGAAACAGTAATGATGGTAGTAGTAATAAACAGAAGAAAAGAGTGGTGTTTGCTGATGATCGTGGCCGTCCTCTTACTCAG GTACGCGTGATGTCGGAACCTAGTAATGTACCACCTTTGTGGAGCACAGCTTACTTGGCTGGATTAACAGGGCGacttttaaattcgaaaattgagAATGATCAATCTATAGAACTCGTATCACCTTGGCAAGTAACTTTCCCTCAACCGGCGAGCGATTATTTAGCCTTCCGTCAGAAACTTGATCAGGAGAATGTCAGCTTGGAAAATGTGATAGTGAAAGAGTCGGAACAATGTCTAGTAGGTACTATCAAGGTACGTAATCTGGCGTATGACAAGGAAGTCGTGGTCAGGGTGAGCAACGATTCTTGGAAGACACACGAGGACGTTCATTGCACTTATGTTGAACAACCGGGTTCTCCGGCCCTGATTCTTTACGATACCTTCCGCTTTCGATTAACTCTACCATTGAAATCAAATGTGATAGAATTCTGTGTACGATATCGAACCGATGGAAAAGAATATTGGGACAACAACGAGGGAAAGaattttatcgttcgaaaaaagttagag CCACGAGCACCACCCAAACGATACGATATTCTGACAACGTGCGATGGCTtttcgaagaataataatcgagaTAATATACCACGAATCACAGATGCAACCAAAGCGAACGTACGCACGTGGAGCGAGTTCGCATCTTGGCAGCATCTTGCGAATGATGCTCCATACTGGTGA